In Streptomyces sp. DG2A-72, one genomic interval encodes:
- a CDS encoding DEAD/DEAH box helicase, which produces MTEATAVADRAGESVPLRLAAVFLPASVPREGRIAFWDPEGDMGGDFSSGDGVGRTELTVVRRHGTGARRRPAPALSLPVGEALPLLVRARRDPAAHPATACWGAAALHALRLAARGRLLPGLTPSGHDAWRAGPLEPDDIAHLRAVAAALPPEGHAVPLPGPGPLRLPEPEALMRAFLDAVADTLPRTPAAPYVSGRPFADSRPQHLPDAHDWAAEVAAGMDAGVRISLRLDLSAYDLFDGGEWIRSTGAAIVQVHSLADPTLVVDAAALWAGEADAAFGPRAHVDAALAVRRAARVWPPLDRLAEQDVPDVLALTEGELGELLGAAATRLAAAGVAVHWPRDLAQDLTAAAVVRPAPGSATDGTGFFESEELLQFRWQLALGGDPLTEAEMDALAEAHRPVVRLRDQWVLVDPALVRKARKRELGLLDPVDALSVALTGSAEVDGETVDAVPTGALAALRDRLTAGVRPVEPPPGLRARLRDYQLRGLAWLDLMTSLGLGGCLADDMGLGKTITLIALHLKRARSEPTLVICPASLLGNWQREITRFAPGVPVRRFHGPDRTLDDLDGGFVLTTYGTMRSAAPTLAQQAWGMVVADEAQHVKNPYSATAKALRTIPTPARVALTGTPVENNLSELWALLDWTTPGLLGPLKSFRSRHARAVENGEDEEAVERLARLVRPFLLRRKKSDPGIVPELPPKTETDHPVPLTREQASLYEAVVRESMLAIETAQGIARRGLVLKLLTSLKQICNHPALYLKQEIRGDGLAARSGKLALLDELLDTLLAEDGSALVFTQYVGMARLITSHLAGRAVPVDLLHGGTPVPERERMVDRFQSGATPVLVLSLKAAGTGLNLTRAGHVVHFDRWWNPAVEEQATDRAYRIGQTQPVQVHRLITEGTVEDRIAEMLESKRALADAILGSGESALTELTDRDLSDLVSLRREP; this is translated from the coding sequence ATGACCGAGGCGACCGCGGTGGCCGACCGGGCGGGGGAGTCCGTACCCCTCCGACTGGCGGCCGTCTTCCTGCCCGCATCCGTCCCGCGCGAGGGCCGGATCGCCTTCTGGGACCCCGAAGGCGACATGGGCGGCGACTTCTCGAGCGGCGACGGCGTCGGTCGTACGGAGCTGACAGTCGTACGACGTCATGGCACCGGAGCGCGGCGCAGGCCCGCCCCGGCGCTGTCGCTGCCGGTCGGCGAGGCACTGCCGCTGCTGGTGCGGGCACGGCGCGACCCCGCCGCACACCCGGCCACCGCCTGCTGGGGAGCCGCCGCGCTGCACGCGCTGCGGCTCGCGGCCCGCGGACGCCTGCTGCCGGGGCTGACCCCGTCCGGGCACGACGCCTGGCGGGCAGGGCCCCTCGAACCGGACGACATCGCGCACCTGCGTGCGGTCGCGGCGGCGCTTCCGCCCGAGGGGCATGCCGTGCCCCTGCCTGGTCCCGGACCGCTTCGGCTGCCCGAACCGGAGGCGCTGATGCGCGCCTTCCTCGACGCGGTCGCGGATACCCTGCCCCGCACCCCCGCCGCGCCGTACGTCTCCGGCAGGCCCTTCGCGGACTCCCGTCCGCAGCATCTGCCGGATGCCCACGACTGGGCCGCGGAGGTCGCCGCCGGCATGGACGCGGGCGTGCGGATCTCGCTCCGGCTGGACCTGTCGGCGTACGACCTGTTCGACGGGGGCGAGTGGATCCGCAGCACCGGTGCGGCGATCGTCCAGGTGCACAGTCTCGCCGACCCCACGCTCGTCGTCGACGCGGCGGCTCTGTGGGCGGGTGAGGCGGACGCGGCGTTCGGTCCACGCGCGCACGTGGACGCCGCCCTCGCCGTGCGCCGCGCGGCTCGCGTCTGGCCGCCGCTGGACCGGCTCGCCGAACAGGACGTGCCCGACGTACTGGCCCTGACCGAGGGAGAGCTGGGTGAGCTGCTCGGTGCCGCGGCCACCCGGCTCGCCGCGGCCGGGGTCGCCGTGCACTGGCCGCGGGACCTGGCGCAGGACCTCACCGCGGCAGCGGTCGTACGGCCCGCGCCGGGCTCGGCGACCGACGGCACCGGCTTCTTCGAGAGCGAGGAACTCCTCCAGTTCCGCTGGCAGTTGGCACTCGGTGGCGACCCGCTCACCGAGGCCGAGATGGACGCGCTCGCCGAGGCGCACCGACCCGTCGTACGCCTCAGGGACCAGTGGGTCCTCGTCGACCCGGCGCTCGTCCGCAAGGCCCGCAAGCGTGAACTGGGCCTGCTCGACCCGGTGGACGCGCTGTCCGTCGCGCTGACCGGCAGCGCGGAGGTCGACGGCGAGACCGTGGACGCGGTGCCGACCGGCGCGCTGGCCGCCCTGCGCGACCGGCTGACGGCGGGGGTGCGGCCCGTCGAGCCGCCGCCGGGGCTGCGCGCCCGGCTGCGGGACTACCAACTCCGGGGCCTGGCCTGGCTCGACCTCATGACCTCTCTCGGCCTCGGCGGCTGTCTCGCCGACGACATGGGCCTCGGCAAGACGATCACGCTGATCGCGCTGCACCTGAAGCGGGCCCGCAGCGAGCCCACCCTGGTGATCTGCCCGGCCTCCCTGCTCGGCAACTGGCAGCGGGAGATCACCCGTTTCGCGCCCGGCGTCCCCGTCCGCCGCTTCCACGGCCCTGACCGCACCCTGGACGACCTGGACGGCGGTTTCGTCCTCACGACGTACGGCACGATGCGCTCGGCGGCGCCGACACTGGCCCAGCAGGCTTGGGGCATGGTCGTCGCGGACGAGGCCCAGCACGTCAAGAACCCGTACTCGGCGACCGCGAAGGCGCTGCGCACGATCCCGACACCGGCGCGGGTGGCCCTGACCGGCACGCCGGTGGAGAACAACCTCTCCGAGCTGTGGGCGCTGCTGGACTGGACGACACCGGGACTGCTCGGCCCGCTGAAGTCCTTCCGGTCCCGGCACGCGCGCGCCGTGGAGAACGGCGAGGACGAGGAGGCGGTGGAGCGGCTGGCCCGCCTGGTCCGCCCCTTCCTGCTGCGCCGCAAGAAGTCCGACCCCGGCATCGTTCCCGAGCTGCCGCCCAAGACGGAGACGGACCACCCCGTTCCGCTCACCCGGGAACAGGCCTCGCTCTACGAGGCGGTGGTGCGCGAGTCGATGCTGGCCATCGAGACCGCGCAGGGGATCGCCCGCCGCGGCCTGGTACTGAAGCTGCTGACCTCGCTGAAGCAGATCTGCAACCACCCGGCGCTGTACCTCAAGCAGGAGATCCGGGGCGACGGCCTCGCCGCCCGCTCCGGCAAACTGGCCCTGCTGGACGAGCTGTTGGACACCCTGCTGGCGGAGGACGGCTCGGCGCTGGTCTTCACGCAGTACGTCGGGATGGCCCGCCTGATCACCTCCCACCTGGCCGGTCGAGCGGTCCCCGTGGACCTGCTGCACGGCGGCACACCCGTACCCGAGCGGGAGCGGATGGTGGACCGCTTCCAGAGCGGCGCGACGCCGGTCCTGGTGCTGTCGTTGAAGGCGGCGGGCACCGGTCTGAACCTCACCCGCGCGGGCCATGTCGTCCACTTCGACCGCTGGTGGAACCCGGCCGTCGAGGAACAGGCCACCGACCGCGCCTATCGCATCGGCCAGACCCAGCCGGTCCAGGTCCACCGCCTCATCACCGAGGGCACCGTCGAGGACCGCATCGCCGAGATGCTCGAATCCAAGCGCGCCCTCGCCGACGCGATCCTCGGCTCCGGCGAGTCCGCCCTCACGGAACTGACGGACCGTGACCTGTCCGACCTCGTCTCGCTACGGAGGGAGCCATGA
- a CDS encoding MBL fold metallo-hydrolase encodes MKLTKKSHACIRLEKDGRTLVLDPGGFSEEDAAVGADAILVTHEHPDHFNEERLRSAMEANPAAEIWTLKSVADKISTAFPGRVHTVGHGDTFTAAGFDVQVHGELHAVIHPDIPRITNVGYLVDGGRVFHPGDALTVPDRAVETLMLPVMAPWSKISEVIDYVREVKPQRAYDIHDALLTDLARPIYDNQIGALGGAEHLRLTPGASAEV; translated from the coding sequence ATGAAGCTCACGAAGAAGTCGCACGCCTGTATCCGTCTCGAGAAGGACGGGCGGACGCTCGTCCTCGACCCCGGGGGATTCAGCGAGGAGGACGCCGCGGTCGGCGCGGACGCGATCCTCGTCACACACGAGCACCCCGACCACTTCAACGAGGAGCGGCTGCGGTCGGCCATGGAGGCCAACCCGGCCGCCGAGATCTGGACCCTCAAGTCCGTCGCGGACAAGATCTCGACCGCCTTCCCCGGCCGCGTGCACACCGTCGGCCACGGCGACACCTTCACCGCCGCGGGCTTCGACGTCCAGGTCCACGGCGAACTGCACGCCGTGATCCACCCGGACATCCCCCGCATCACCAACGTCGGCTACCTCGTCGACGGCGGCCGCGTCTTCCACCCCGGCGACGCGCTCACCGTCCCCGACCGTGCCGTGGAGACGCTGATGCTCCCGGTCATGGCCCCCTGGAGCAAGATCTCCGAGGTCATCGACTATGTCCGCGAGGTCAAGCCGCAGCGCGCGTACGACATCCACGACGCCCTGCTCACCGACCTGGCCCGGCCGATCTACGACAACCAGATCGGCGCTCTCGGCGGCGCGGAGCATCTGCGGCTGACCCCGGGGGCGTCGGCGGAGGTCTGA
- a CDS encoding SWIM zinc finger family protein yields the protein MTSRPADEARRALRAARERVSRPEAASGGQRSGGADAEHGEDVTAPEEAVTTGRLATGAARPGDEQATGGAGRAEDEEAWGWAARPGHDEAAGGAGRAEDEEARGWAARPGHDAAAGDDVRRTARDTSGGAPRPSDAARAALRDAATGRRAAAADKAVGASTADASAGAAVGEISAEEGSRVRDEGSEGVARDRAVTGQRQGRGTATHARKAPEGSADALAARPADVARQALRAARGEGREEGADRADGGVEPAPRPSPRARTAPAEARGGRARAAQGRAHALSDLVADAFRMPAADDLPEEESRETSMSARHPGSPNALARPDTRVPTRSRPHSSAGTLRAGTALTELRRTFPAFAPLPSDGGGFAATWWGNAWVAALEEGALDAKRLARGRGYAQQGNVQAITVTPGLVLAYVQGSRPRPYRVQLRLRTLEDADWERFLDTAAERPGHIAALLDRELPQSLADCGVPLLPGPGDLVPQCSCPDRGHPCKHAAALCYQTARLLDADPFVLLLLRGRGERELLDALSRRNAARAAQEREPAPLPGVRATEALAPRPLPPLPAQPPAPPHPGQPPVYPAAPGGPDPFALDQLATDAALRAHTLLATGRDPVAELTLWQDAVRLAAARPGSGLTAGTRALYSSLASAAGRTPAELARAVAAWRQGGIEGLAVLEEPWDPPAGRFDRARPLLLAADLPAFRPWRNRLTHPRGHVQLRLGRDGIWYPYESEPGHDDWWPRGTPDLDPVGALTGLGTSPEE from the coding sequence ATGACCTCCCGCCCCGCCGACGAGGCACGCCGAGCCCTCAGGGCGGCCCGGGAGCGTGTGAGCCGTCCTGAGGCTGCTTCCGGTGGACAGCGGTCTGGAGGAGCGGACGCGGAGCACGGCGAGGACGTAACGGCTCCCGAGGAGGCGGTGACCACCGGCCGGCTCGCGACTGGCGCGGCGCGACCTGGGGATGAGCAGGCTACGGGTGGGGCGGGGCGAGCTGAGGACGAAGAGGCTTGGGGTTGGGCGGCGCGTCCTGGGCACGACGAGGCTGCGGGTGGGGCGGGGCGAGCTGAGGACGAAGAGGCTCGGGGTTGGGCGGCGCGTCCTGGGCACGACGCGGCTGCGGGCGACGACGTACGGCGGACTGCCAGGGACACCTCAGGAGGAGCACCCCGGCCGAGTGACGCGGCCCGGGCGGCGCTGCGCGACGCCGCCACCGGCAGGCGTGCCGCCGCGGCAGACAAGGCTGTCGGTGCCTCGACTGCCGACGCGTCGGCCGGTGCGGCCGTTGGGGAGATCTCCGCCGAGGAGGGGAGCCGGGTTCGCGACGAGGGGTCCGAGGGCGTTGCCCGCGACCGGGCCGTGACCGGGCAGCGACAGGGCCGCGGGACGGCGACGCACGCCCGTAAGGCCCCGGAGGGCTCAGCCGACGCCCTGGCGGCGCGTCCCGCGGATGTCGCACGCCAGGCGTTGCGTGCCGCTCGTGGTGAGGGGCGGGAAGAGGGGGCGGACCGTGCGGACGGGGGAGTCGAGCCTGCGCCCAGGCCGAGTCCCCGGGCTCGGACCGCGCCTGCGGAAGCGCGTGGCGGGCGCGCCCGCGCCGCCCAGGGCAGAGCTCATGCCCTGTCGGACCTCGTCGCCGACGCCTTCCGGATGCCGGCCGCGGACGACCTGCCTGAGGAGGAGTCCCGCGAGACCTCCATGTCCGCCCGCCACCCAGGCTCGCCGAACGCCCTCGCCCGCCCCGACACTCGGGTACCCACCCGCTCCCGACCTCACTCGAGCGCGGGCACCCTGCGCGCCGGGACCGCCCTCACCGAACTGCGCCGCACCTTCCCCGCGTTCGCGCCGCTCCCCTCGGACGGTGGTGGATTCGCGGCGACCTGGTGGGGAAATGCATGGGTCGCGGCGCTGGAAGAAGGGGCGCTGGATGCGAAGCGGCTGGCTCGGGGACGTGGATATGCGCAGCAGGGGAATGTGCAGGCCATCACCGTCACGCCCGGTCTCGTCCTCGCGTATGTGCAGGGCAGCCGACCCCGGCCCTACCGCGTACAGCTGCGCCTGCGCACGTTGGAGGACGCCGACTGGGAGCGGTTCCTGGACACCGCCGCCGAGCGGCCCGGGCATATCGCCGCGCTGTTGGACAGGGAGTTGCCGCAGTCCCTGGCGGATTGCGGAGTGCCGTTGCTCCCCGGCCCCGGTGACCTTGTCCCGCAGTGCAGTTGCCCCGACCGCGGCCACCCCTGCAAGCACGCTGCCGCGCTCTGCTACCAGACGGCACGGCTGCTGGACGCCGACCCCTTCGTCCTGCTTCTGCTGCGCGGTCGCGGAGAGCGGGAACTGCTCGATGCCCTCTCCCGTCGCAACGCCGCCCGCGCCGCACAGGAGCGGGAACCGGCGCCGCTCCCGGGGGTACGGGCCACTGAGGCGCTCGCGCCGCGTCCACTCCCGCCCCTCCCCGCTCAGCCGCCCGCACCCCCGCACCCCGGGCAACCCCCGGTCTACCCGGCCGCGCCGGGCGGCCCGGACCCCTTCGCGCTGGACCAGTTGGCGACCGACGCGGCCCTCCGCGCCCACACGCTGCTCGCCACCGGCCGTGACCCGGTCGCCGAACTGACGCTGTGGCAGGACGCGGTGCGGCTCGCCGCGGCCCGCCCGGGTTCCGGACTCACCGCCGGTACCCGCGCCCTGTACTCCTCGCTCGCATCCGCCGCCGGCCGCACCCCTGCCGAGCTGGCGCGTGCGGTCGCGGCCTGGCGCCAGGGCGGCATCGAGGGCCTCGCCGTCCTCGAAGAACCCTGGGACCCGCCCGCCGGCCGCTTCGACCGGGCACGCCCCCTCCTCCTCGCCGCCGACCTCCCCGCCTTCCGCCCTTGGCGCAACCGCCTCACCCACCCCCGCGGCCACGTCCAGCTCCGCCTGGGCCGAGACGGCATCTGGTACCCGTACGAATCGGAACCCGGCCACGACGACTGGTGGCCCCGCGGCACCCCCGACCTGGACCCGGTCGGCGCGCTGACGGGCTTGGGCACGTCGCCGGAAGAGTGA
- the pcaC gene encoding 4-carboxymuconolactone decarboxylase produces the protein MSETKTPALQYRFDGPEDAPVLILGPSLGTTWHMWDRQVPELTKQWRVFRFDLPGHGGAPAYPAGSVAEVADRLLATLDGLGVQRFGYAGCALGGAVGVELALRHPERLASLALIAASPRFGTADEFRQRGVIVRTNGLDPIARTSPDRWFTGGFAAAQPAITEWAVQMVRTTDPGCYIAACEALASFDVRPELGRVGVPTLVLVGSDDQVTGPAEARTLVAGIPDARLAVVPGASHLVPVEQPAAVTDLLVRHFSTAWQPAYDSSTGQVAIPAAPVKPVLAAPPQPAPIAEIAAAVVPPQPTARQDPYEAGLKVRREVLGDAHVDRALAQADEFSGDFQEFITRYAWGEIWDRPGLDRRARSCVTLTALVAGGHLDELAFHTRAALRNGLTPVEIKEVLLQAAVYCGVPAANSAFKVAQGVIREETTPTE, from the coding sequence GTGAGTGAGACGAAGACCCCCGCCCTCCAGTACCGGTTCGACGGCCCGGAAGACGCCCCGGTCCTCATCCTCGGCCCCTCGCTCGGCACGACGTGGCACATGTGGGACAGGCAGGTCCCCGAGCTGACGAAGCAGTGGCGCGTCTTCCGGTTCGATCTGCCGGGACACGGCGGCGCACCGGCGTACCCGGCGGGCTCGGTCGCCGAGGTGGCCGACCGGCTGCTCGCCACGCTCGACGGGCTCGGCGTGCAGCGCTTCGGCTACGCGGGCTGCGCGCTCGGCGGCGCCGTCGGTGTGGAGCTGGCCCTGCGGCACCCGGAGCGCCTCGCCTCGCTCGCGCTGATCGCCGCCTCGCCCCGCTTCGGCACGGCCGACGAGTTCCGGCAGCGCGGGGTGATCGTGCGCACGAACGGGCTCGACCCCATCGCCCGTACCTCCCCGGACCGCTGGTTCACCGGCGGGTTCGCCGCCGCGCAGCCCGCGATCACCGAGTGGGCGGTGCAGATGGTGCGCACCACCGACCCCGGCTGCTACATAGCCGCCTGCGAGGCGCTCGCCTCCTTCGACGTCCGTCCGGAACTCGGCCGCGTCGGCGTCCCCACCCTCGTGCTCGTCGGCTCGGACGACCAGGTCACCGGCCCCGCCGAGGCCCGCACCCTGGTCGCCGGAATACCGGACGCGCGGCTCGCGGTGGTTCCCGGCGCCTCCCACCTGGTGCCCGTCGAACAGCCCGCGGCCGTCACCGACCTGCTCGTCCGGCACTTCTCCACCGCCTGGCAGCCCGCCTACGACTCCTCCACCGGACAGGTCGCCATCCCGGCGGCCCCGGTCAAGCCGGTCCTGGCCGCACCGCCGCAGCCCGCGCCCATCGCCGAGATCGCCGCGGCCGTCGTACCGCCGCAGCCCACGGCGCGGCAGGATCCGTACGAGGCCGGGCTCAAGGTGCGCCGCGAGGTGCTCGGCGACGCGCATGTCGACCGGGCACTGGCGCAGGCCGACGAATTCTCCGGGGACTTCCAGGAGTTCATCACCCGGTATGCGTGGGGCGAGATCTGGGACCGGCCGGGCCTCGACAGACGGGCCCGCAGCTGTGTCACCCTCACCGCCCTGGTCGCGGGCGGGCATCTGGACGAACTCGCCTTCCACACCCGGGCCGCCCTGCGCAACGGCCTCACCCCCGTCGAGATCAAGGAAGTGCTGCTGCAGGCGGCCGTCTACTGCGGCGTACCGGCGGCGAACAGCGCGTTCAAGGTGGCCCAGGGGGTCATCCGCGAGGAGACCACTCCCACGGAGTGA
- a CDS encoding exodeoxyribonuclease III gives MRIATWNVNSITARLPRLLAWLESSGTDVLCLQEAKVAEDQFPSAQLRELGYESAVHATGRWNGVAVLSRIGLEDVVKGLPGDPGFDGVVEPRAISATCGPVRVWSVYVPNGREVDHPHYAYKLQWFEALKATVAGDASGSRPFAVMGDYNVAPTDDDVYDVAAFEGSTHITPAERAALASLREAGLSDVVPRPLKYDHPFTYWDYRQLCFPKNRGMRIDLVYGNEPFTKAVKDSYVDREERKGKGASDHAPVVVDLDV, from the coding sequence ATGCGCATCGCGACCTGGAACGTGAACTCGATCACCGCCCGCCTGCCGCGGCTCCTGGCCTGGCTGGAGAGCAGCGGCACCGACGTGCTCTGCCTCCAGGAGGCCAAGGTCGCCGAGGACCAGTTCCCGTCCGCCCAACTGCGCGAGCTCGGCTACGAGTCGGCGGTCCACGCGACCGGCCGGTGGAACGGCGTGGCGGTGCTCTCCCGCATAGGCCTGGAGGACGTCGTCAAGGGCCTGCCCGGCGACCCCGGCTTCGACGGCGTGGTCGAGCCCCGCGCCATCTCCGCGACCTGCGGCCCGGTCCGCGTCTGGTCGGTGTACGTGCCGAACGGCCGTGAGGTGGATCACCCTCACTACGCCTACAAGCTCCAGTGGTTCGAGGCCCTGAAGGCGACCGTCGCGGGCGACGCGTCCGGCAGCCGCCCGTTCGCGGTGATGGGCGACTACAACGTGGCCCCGACGGACGACGACGTCTACGACGTGGCCGCCTTCGAGGGCTCCACCCACATCACCCCCGCCGAGCGCGCGGCCCTGGCCTCCCTGCGCGAGGCAGGCCTGTCGGACGTCGTGCCCCGCCCCCTCAAGTACGACCACCCGTTCACGTACTGGGACTACCGCCAGCTCTGCTTCCCCAAGAACCGCGGCATGCGCATCGACCTGGTCTACGGCAACGAGCCGTTCACCAAGGCGGTCAAGGACTCCTACGTGGACCGAGAAGAACGCAAGGGCAAGGGCGCGTCGGACCACGCACCGGTGGTAGTGGACCTCGACGTATAA